The sequence GCCCATTCGTGCGGCTGGCTTGCCGCCTATCATGACCGTACTCGAACCCATAGCGATGCTATCGGGTGGACCGACGCAGACCAGCATATCGCCGACCACAGCGGCGGGTAGCTTTCCTATCATAACGGTTGGAACGCTCGGGCCAATCACCGGGCCGCCAACGTGCGGAATCGGTGGTAGTCCCGGTGTCAGCATCGGACAAACGTGCATGTCGGTAATTCTTGCAGCTGGAGGCATGTCGTGGTCTCTATTTTAATTAATCATGACCATTGCGCCACGCACCGTGACCTGACCCGATGAGGTTATTTCCGCGCTAGCCTGACCCTGGCCGGATAAGGCCATCGTCGCTTTGGTTTTAACGTTCATACCCTGCATGTCGAGATCGGCACCGGCCTTGACGGAGATCCCGGTACCTGACTGAATATTCACGGCGCCGCTGGCTTTGATACTGATATCACCTGGGCTGTCGAGGGTCACGCCGTCGGAGGTAAAGCTGAGTTTGTTTTTATTTGAATCGACGATAGTCAGCGTTGTGTCGTCATCATTGAGCGTAATGATATGACCGCCCGGGGTCTCGATGCGCAGGATTTTTTTAACATCGTCCATGCTGATCTTGAGTTGGCTATTGGTGACAATCGCCTTATTGGTGTTGGGTGCGTCACCCGGATACGGCGGCGTATGCTGGCTGCTGTACAGACTGCCCAGTACGATTGGATAGCTGGGATCGTCATTCAGAAAGCCAAGGATGACCTCATCACCCATTTCTGGCACGAAGAAAATACCACCGTTTTTGGTTGCGTACCCGCTTGCCAGCCGCGCCCAAATACCGTCGCCGTCCACCCCGATCATCGGAACATCGACCAAAATTCGATTTTGACCGTCAGGGTCTTGATCGATTTGCTTGACTTTTGCAATCTGCAAACCGCGCACGCCTGAAGATAGACCCGCCGCAGGAGGCGGGGCAATATCGTCAACCTGGTCGATGAACCAGGCGTTATCCATGCCAAAACCAACTTCAGTGCTCCAGTCGCCGCCTTCAATTGTCTGTGTGACGCTAGCGACAAAGGCAGAGCCGTTAAAGCGCGCCCCCAATCCAGCCAATTGCACCATCTGACCCGGACGTGGTGTGGCGTTA is a genomic window of Glaciimonas sp. PAMC28666 containing:
- a CDS encoding PAAR domain-containing protein, with the protein product MPPAARITDMHVCPMLTPGLPPIPHVGGPVIGPSVPTVMIGKLPAAVVGDMLVCVGPPDSIAMGSSTVMIGGKPAARMGDTTAHGGSIVLGFPTVMIGG